Proteins encoded together in one Hevea brasiliensis isolate MT/VB/25A 57/8 chromosome 16, ASM3005281v1, whole genome shotgun sequence window:
- the LOC110664095 gene encoding late embryogenesis abundant protein At1g64065, producing MAEDNQMVPLPPLKLNPRNDEEFAAVKPQQEKSSKCLVYLLAGIVILSAIFLVFALVVMRPRTPHLELSLVSVKNLVYTNNNASFPSFNMTLEAEFSIENPNFGMFKFENSTANVLYGGTTVGKAIIGKGLVRARGKEKIKVKVDVRSYRLSDTEKLSKDINSGILKLNSLAKFSGKVKFWQIVKKRRTASINCSMSLNLTSHAFELQDLICS from the coding sequence ATGGCGGAAGACAATCAGATGGTTCCGTTACCACCGCTGAAACTTAACCCAAGAAACGATGAGGAATTCGCCGCCGTAAAACCCCAGCAAGAAAAAAGCAGTAAATGCCTCGTATATCTTCTTGCAGGAATTGTCATCCTCAGTGCTATCTTCCTCGTTTTTGCACTTGTAGTAATGCGTCCGAGAACTCCCCATCTCGAATTGAGCTTGGTTTCAGTGAAAAATCTTGTCTATACTAATAATAATGCGTCTTTCCCTTCCTTTAATATGACTCTAGAGGCCGAGTTCTCGATCGAGAATCCGAATTTTGGGATGTTCAAGTTCGAGAATTCGACTGCAAATGTGTTATATGGAGGCACGACAGTGGGAAAAGCGATAATAGGCAAGGGGCTAGTCAGAGCTAGAGGGAAAGAAAAGATAAAGGTTAAGGTGGATGTGAGATCATATAGATTATCGGATACTGAAAAGTTAAGCAAGGACATAAATTCGGGGATTTTGAAGTTGAACAGCCTTGCCAAGTTCAGTGGAAAAGTTAAGTTTTGGCAGATTGTAAAGAAGAGGAGAACTGCTTCCATAAATTGTAGTATGAGCCTTAATTTGACAAGCCATGCTTTTGAGCTTCAGGATTTGATATGTAGCTAA
- the LOC110664128 gene encoding probable membrane-associated kinase regulator 2 — protein MEAFSLLKYWRGGGGGVVVGARDSGVNSRSTTILTTVAQNAVETDDDDDDDGPFFDLEFAVPDDEEGEEDRDEKKVINGDISEEDNDDDDGEDTDGETEFNFTLSSGSSNDRMDQNLTLSPSDDLFFKGRLVPIEPSSLVLNGLEPSSKPQFPVSFLKSATKLRVFMLGFKKSKMNATEKAAEVNESAASPTPKQQQQKQEEKEEEATKQSKFFTVKFKVEEVPLVSFFTKENSKSVKSSRKENNTEEKAASSASDEKRFSKEVMQRYLKKVKPLYIRVSKRYAEKLRFSGQLSLGSGLKASSPSPPPPSTVSSAQKSSPSKSTTSAEKSQPETEIGEAPQVSNARSVKQGNLPAGLRIVCKHLGKSRSASSAVAAAPSAQIMSRRRDDSLLQQQDGIQSAILHCKRSFNASRDSDSSMLSRSVSDPSHEKSLELTRKSSDEGKFPRSEN, from the exons ATGGAAGCTTTTAGCTTGCTCAAATACTGGAGGGGCGGCGGCGGTGGTGTCGTTGTTGGCGCTAGAGATTCCGGTGTTAACTCACGCTCCACTACTATCCTCACTACCGTCGCCCAGAACGCTGTTGAAACCGACGATGATGATGACGATGACGGTCCCTTTTTTGACTTAGAGTTCGCTGTACCTGACGACGAGGAAGGAGAAGAAGACAGAGATGAGAAGAAAGTAATTAATGGAGACATTTCTGAGGAGGATAACGACGACGACGATGGGGAAGATACAGACGGGGAGACGGAGTTCAACTTCACTCTCTCTTCTGGTTCTAGCAACGACCGTATGGATCAAAATCTTACACTTTCACCTTCTGATGATTTGTTTTTCAAAGGGAGACTTGTGCCTATCGAGCCCTCCTCCCTGGTTCTCAATGGCTTAGAGCCTAGTTCGAAGCCTCAGTTCCCTGTTTCTTTCTTGAAATCAGCCACCAAGTTAAGAGTGTTCATGTTGGGGTTCAAGAAGTCAAAAATGAACGCAACGGAGAAAGCCGCCGAGGTTAATGAATCTGCTGCTTCTCCTACTCCCAAACAGCAACAACAGAAACAGGAAGAGAAAGAAGAGGAGGCCACCAAACAGAGCAAGTTCTTCACCGTCAAGTTCAAGGTCGAGGAGGTTCCTCTAGTTTCTTTCTTCACTAAAGAGAACAGTAAAAGCGTCAAGTCCTCGCGGAAGGAGAATAATACAGAGGAAAAAGCCGCCTCCTCCGCTTCAGATGAGAAGCGGTTTTCGAAAGAGGTAATGCAGAGATACTTGAAGAAGGTGAAGCCTCTTTACATTCGCGTTTCGAAACGGTACGCAGAGAAACTGAGATTCTCTGGCCAACTGAGCTTAGGCTCTGGACTGAAAGCATCTTCTCCTTCTCCGCCGCCGCCTTCCACGGTATCTTCAGCGCAGAAATCTTCACCGTCGAAATCAACGACGTCAGCCGAGAAGAGCCAACCGGAGACTGAAATTGGAGAAGCGCCTCAAGTGAGCAATGCGAGAAGCGTGAAACAAGGAAACTTGCCAGCGGGGCTGAGAATTGTGTGTAAACATTTAGGGAAAAGTCGTTCAGCGTCTTCTGCGGTGGCGGCGGCTCCTTCAGCTCAGATAATGTCAAGGAGGAGAGATGATTCGCTGTTGCAGCAGCAGGATGGGATCCAGAGCGCCATTCTGCACTGCAAAAGATCATTCAATGCCTCTAGAG ATTCGGATTCCTCCATGCTATCAAGATCAGTGAGCGATCCCTCGCACGAGAAATCTCTTGAATTGACGAGGAAATCTTCAGATGAAGGAAAATTTCCGCGCTCTGAGAATTGA
- the LOC110664129 gene encoding late embryogenesis abundant protein At1g64065, whose amino-acid sequence MAETTEQAKPLAASAFQSLSDEEEALSTQLKLHQRKCIKCCGCFIAFLLILAVTVLVLFFTVFHIKDPVVRMNTLTLDLEPLLLPNGSFSFRTDANVTLLADISLKNPNFASFKFNNGTTTVLYGGTVVGEARTPSEKAKARRTIHMNVTVNMIPEKILEVASWVKDAISGSLTVSTSTVIDGKVKILNIIKKHLAVEVNCTIKYHFLSQEIQENCRPHFL is encoded by the coding sequence ATGGCTGAGACCACAGAGCAGGCCAAGCCTTTAGCTGCTTCTGCATTCCAATCCCTCAGCGATGAAGAGGAAGCCTTATCCACCCAATTGAAGCTTCACCAGCGAAAATGCATCAAGTGTTGCGGCTGTTTCATTGCCTTCCTTTTAATTCTAGCTGTCACCGTTCTAGTCCTCTTTTTCACTGTTTTTCATATCAAGGATCCTGTTGTCAGGATGAACACCCTAACCCTGGACCTGGAACCACTGCTGCTACCTAATGGGAGTTTCAGTTTCAGAACCGATGCCAACGTCACACTTCTTGCTGATATTTCATTGAAAAACCCTAACTTCGCCTCCTTCAAGTTCAACAACGGAACAACAACTGTTTTGTATGGTGGCACGGTGGTCGGCGAGGCGAGGACTCCGTCAGAGAAGGCCAAGGCAAGGCGGACGATTCACATGAACGTTACGGTGAATATGATTCCTGAGAAAATTTTGGAAGTTGCAAGCTGGGTTAAGGATGCAATTTCAGGTTCTTTAACTGTGAGCACCAGCACAGTAATTGATGGGAAGGTGAAGATACTCAACATTATCAAGAAGCATCTTGCGGTAGAAGTGAATTGCACTATTAAATATCATTTTTTAAGCCAGGAGATTCAAGAAAATTGCAGACCACATTTCCTTTGA